In Bos indicus isolate NIAB-ARS_2022 breed Sahiwal x Tharparkar chromosome 2, NIAB-ARS_B.indTharparkar_mat_pri_1.0, whole genome shotgun sequence, a single genomic region encodes these proteins:
- the SFT2D3 gene encoding vesicle transport protein SFT2C has product MLHAGVQPRSQRKCQSRPRRQWNHKPRPFRPGGLTAARGPSSFQSRPSRAGSGRLHPPHLATSRKRPSNMADLNRQLQEYLAQGKAGGPAATEPLLAAGEAKESAAGARAWFSRVGLRWTWTQSPAEPAAGQTCLPSVTRTQRLAASGVCLLLAALCFGLAALYAPVLLLRARKFALLWSLGSALALAGGTLLRGGAACGRLLRGEEAPSRPALLYVFALGVTLYAALCLRSTLLTALGACAQVAALLAALLGVLPRGAGTALRITLGRLGPGAALAKALPV; this is encoded by the coding sequence ATGCTACACGCAGGGGTACAGCCGCGGTCTCAGCGCAAGTGCCAGTCGAGACCACGTAGGCAGTGGAACCACAAGCCCCGCCCCTTCCGTCCCGGCGGACTAACAGCCGCCCGAGGTCCGAGCAGTTTCCAAAGCCGACCGAGTAGAGCCGGAAGTGGGAGGCTGCACCCCCCCCACCTCGCGACTTCGCGGAAGCGTCCATCCAACATGGCGGACCTCAACCGCCAGCTGCAGGAATATCTGGCGCAGGGGAAAGCGGGCGGCCCTGCGGCCACGGAGCCACTGCTCGCCGCGGGAGAGGCGAAGGAGTCCGCGGCGGGGGCCAGGGCGTGGTTCAGCCGCGTAGGCCTGCGCTGGACGTGGACACAGAGCCCCGCGGAGCCGGCGGCGGGACAGACGTGCCTGCCCAGCGTGACGCGCACTCAGCGGCTGGCGGCGAGTGGCGTGTGCCTGCTGCTGGCTGCGCTCTGCTTCGGCCTGGCCGCACTCTACgcgcctgtgctgctgctgcgcGCCCGGAAGTTCGCGCTGCTGTGGTCGCTGGGCTCGGCGTTGGCACTAGCAGGAGGCACACTACTGCGAGGCGGCGCAGCGTGTGGACGCCTGCTACGCGGCGAGGAGGCACCCTCGCGGCCCGCGCTGCTCTACGTGTTTGCGCTAGGCGTGACGCTATACGCGGCGCTGTGTTTGCGGAGTACGTTGCTCACAGCGCTGGGCGCCTGCGCACAAGTGGCCGCACTGCTGGCCGCGTTGCTGGGCGTGCTTCCTCGGGGCGCGGGCACCGCTCTGCGCATCACACTCGGGCGCTTGGGCCCGGGCGCCGCCCTCGCCAAGGCGCTCCCCGTTTGA